TTTCTATTTTTCCAACTTTAGTGTAATTGGTAAACTCAGGATAATCATAAACCAAATTTAGCCATTCATTAGCCGTAATATTACTTTTTAGGTTATGACTATTGGCTATTTTAATAAACTCTTGCATAACCCAACGTACAGAGTCTCTCTGATTTTGAATTAGCCAATTTTTCACTCTAAAATCGTTAAGAGAATCACGCGTACGATTTTGATACGAAAACCGTTCTATTTTTTTATTTAATAAGGAGTTAATACTATACTGCCTGTTATTGTATTTACACATAAATGTATCGGTTGTAACAACTACAGTTTTACCATTAATTATTTTTCGGATATTACCGTTATTCTCGTACTTGTAACCTGCAAATACAGATGCCATACTAATAACATCCAAGCGTTTTGAAAATTCTTGTTCACTAAAATAACTCCGTTTTTTAAAGTCTTTTGCATACAGGTACGAAACACTATAACCACAATTTAGCAAACAAACTGAAAAAATGAGCAACCACTCCTTAAACAAGGATGAGCTGGTTATAGGATAAAATGATTTATAGGCATTATTACGGAAATAAAATACCAACCAAATTATGGTTAAAATTATGGCTAATGCTACAGCAAAAAATACAGCTAAAGAAGAGTTGCCATAACCCCAACTGTAAACTTCAGTAAAATCTACAGCACCATCAACATATCCTACAGCAAAGAATATAATATGTAATAATACCGCTACGGTAAGTACAGGAACAATTCGGATATTCCAAAGTAATGGGTTAGTAAGTAATAGTTTATGTTGTATTTTATTGAACATTGGCTTGAGAATTATGATACAAAAAAGCGGCGTGTAGAGTTGGATATATCTCTGAAATAAGCAATATCAATTTTATGTTTGATGAGAGTTTGCATAAAATCGTGTACTGTAGTTTCTTCCGAAAAAGTAGCAATAAAAGTACCTCCGTTAAATTGTATGGATTGTAAATTAATTACCGATAATACTTCGCTAAGCCCACCTTGCCTCCATTTACTTTCAAACTCAATTACTAATGGTGTCACCTCAGCTTCTGTTGCTGTATTTAATTTTTTATGAAGATTTTTTTGCTGTCCATTTTTAAGAAATATTACCTGATCGGACGTTTTTTCTACTTCATATAGTTGTTGCGAACTTAAAATAATGCCTACAGGACGAAAAGGCGACTTAGCTATGGCTCTAAAATCCTCCAGTATGGTCTGTTGTGCCAATATATCCAAGTTAGCCAGCGGCTCATCTATTAATAACACCTTGGGCTTTCGTAATAGCATACGTGCTAACTCAAATCGCATTTTATAACCCGACGAAAGGCTTTTCCAACTGTGGTTTCTGAATTTTCTTAAGCCTAAGCGAGCTACTATTAACTCGGTAATAAGCTGTATCTCGTGGGGTTTATAGCCGTAGGATGATGCCGTGAATACCAAATTCTCAAACATTGCGCCACGCCACGTATCAGTACGTTGGGGTATGTACACTAATTGGGTGCGTAAATCGTACAAATCGTTGTACGGGAAGTGGTAATGTACGCCTCCCGAAGTAGTATGAAGTTCACCACTTAATAAACGTAACAAAGTAGTTTTACCATTACCGTTCTCGCCTACTAACCCTACAATATCGCCCCCATTGAGGTGCAATGTTACTGGACCCAACGTAAACGAACCGCCATGGTAAGCTTTTGCAACAGCACGGCACTCCAATATTTTACCATTAGTGCTTATAGGTTTAACGGAAAGCGCTTTGTGCAATTCGTTGAGCAGCTCGGATAATTTACTTTTTAATTCTACTGACTCAGGGTTGGCATCTATCCAGTTGAGTAAAGCATTGGTCTTACGATAAAATACTATCGACTGAGTATCTAAAGTAAAATCAATAATACGTTTTAAAACAAGGCTATAATCTTCAAATTTTAGTAAATCCTGAACCTCTAAATACTGTCTCTCAAATTCGTTCATTGTTGCACATATATCCTTTAAATATAATCAATTTAGTTTGCTGTTTTACATACAATAACAATAGGCCAACGTTAAATTAGTTCAAAATTTCAATACTAAAACCTTTTTGTATTGTGGCTTTTTCTGCTAACACTATACTACCCTCTTTTTCTATAAATTTACCATTACTGTTAACACTGTCGGCATAACCTTGCCACGGCTCTATACATAAAAACGGATAGTTCGGTTTTGTCCAAATGCCCAAATGAGGAAAATCTGAAAATGCTACTTTTAAAAAAGGTTTGTTTTCTTCTAAAATAGTAATTGTTTCAGATTGTAACTGCTTAAATATTAACGCATCGTTTTTAAAAAGATTATAATTTAAAGGCAAGATACTATCTTTCAAACTAATGGGTGTTTTAATACCCGATAATAACTCATTTTGGAGCTGTGTACTAACCAAATCTTCCTGTTTTTCAAACTGTAAACTATAATCCTTAAAATTATTGGGTAGTGCAAAAGCAGGATGCCCACCTATAGAAAATGGCATTGTTGTAGCACCTTTATTGGAAACAATATAATCGATACAAAGCGTAGTAGCTGCTAGGGTGTACTTTATTTGTAACTCAAAATTAAACGGGTAATTTTCTTTAGTAGCTTCGTCAGCAGCAAGTACAAAGGTTATAGTATCATCATGCTGTTCTTTAACAGAAAATACTTTATCGCGCGCAAAACCGTGCCGTGATAAAGTATATGTTTTACCATTATAGGTATAACTATTATTTTTAAGTACACCTACAATAGGAAAGAGTACAGGTGAGTGCTTACCCCAATACTGCGGATTGGCTTCCCAAATGTACTCTTTATTATTGTTATTTTTAAGTGAGGTTAGCTCGGCACCTTTTGTATTAAATGTAGCAGTAAGGCAATTGCTTTTTATGGAATACGTCATTAATGTACTGTATTGTCGTGCATTTCCGCAAGCTCTTTAATTTTTTGCGACGCTGTTTTACCAAACATAACACTTTCATCATAATATTTATTGCCTTCGGTAATTAAAGCAAAGTCACCTACCTGTATACCCAACCACGTGTGCCCATTTTCATCTGTAGATAAATTGTATGTATATCCAATATTGGTTTGTTGGTCTACCCATTCGGGTAATACTACATGGTAATATAGTTTTTTATTGGGTTCAAACTCTACAATAGTCATGGTAGACGAACCTGGAAGGTTTATAACGGTGGCAGGTAGTACTTCAAAATCACCAAAATCTTCTGGCAAATTTTTCCATTGGCGAACATAATGTGATTTTGTGAGTACTTCCCAAACTCTAATTACAGGTGCATCGATTCTTATGGAATTTTCTACGATAAGTGACTGTGACATGATTCTTTAGTTTTTTTATTGATTTGGATATTGGATATAAAGCTACGAAGAGTGATTTTTTATAAATAGGTATTTAACGCTACTTTAATGGAATTTTTATGGTGGCTACGATTCGTCTTTGGTCCGTTTAACAAGACTTATTCCTGATATAAAGAATACGAGTCCTACTGCTCCGTATATTGCACCTTCTTTTATACTGGAGCCATTAGCAAAAACTACAGCGGCATAAATTATTCCTCCTATACCTAATAGCGTTAACAGTGCTCCAAAAACTCTTTTTAAATTCATAATGATTGTTTTAATGTTTGTACACAAATTTCTGTTTAATATGTTTATTTTACTGCATAGTTTTCAAAATTTTAACTTTAAATATAGTTTTAGACGACTATAATTGAAATAAATGCCTTGCAATTTAGAAATACTGCTATAAAATTCATTACTATTAATTTTTTGCAAGTTTTAGATTACAAAAATTTATTTAATTAAAAGTTATTTAGTTATAAAGTACTTTAATCTAAAAATATAAATCTCGAAATTGCGTACTAATTGGAAATCATCATTACTAACTAATAGCTGCCAATTATGAGGATAGTATATACTTTTTTAACTTTAATAGCATTACTGGTTACTGGTTATTTAGTTACCAATAACTTTGAATTTAATAATACCGATTTTAGTAATTACCTTATAAATGTGGTATTAATAACATTACTATCTTGCTTAGTACTAGTGGGCGTTGTATATATAATTATAAAACGTAAAAAGAGTACTTATAGGGGAATAATGACTATTAAACAGTACTATCGTTATAAAAGTGTACGTTAGCACACTTGCAAACAAATAAAAAAACGCATTAGTAATTACTAATGCGTTTTTTTTATTTATGAGCCGTTTTTTAGCTATTCTGGTTAGTTATGTTTTCCTGATTTCTAAAAACCAATTGCCCATCAAAACTATCTAAAAGTATAATACTATCGGTAGTTATTTTACCTGAAAGAATTTGTTTGGATAATTCGTTCATTACTTGTTTCTGTATAACACGCTTTACGGGGCGTGCACCAAAATCGGGGTCATAACCTTTTTCAGCAAGGTAGGTTATGGCTTCGGGTGTAGCATCTAGCGTAATGTTTTGCTGTGCTAGCAACTTGGTAACACCTTTTAACTGTAAGCCGACTATTTCTTTAATATTATCGGCACTAAGTGGTGTAAACATTACAATATCATCAATACGATTAATAAATTCAGGGCGCACTGTTTGTTTTAGCAATCCGAGTACTTCTACTTTTGCAGCCTCAATAGCTGATTCTGTATTACCATTACTATTTTCAAACTTTTCCTGTATAATACTGCTTCCCATATTGGATGTCATTATTATAATCGTATTCTTAAAATCAGCCAATCGCCCTTTGTTATCTGTTAACCTACCTTCGTCCAGTACTTGTAATAGTATATTAAAAGTATCGGGATGTGCCTTCTCAATTTCATCTAATAGTACTACCGAATAAGGTTTACGCCTTACGGCTTCGGTAAGCTGCCCACCTTCATCATACCCTACATATCCAGGAGGCGCACCAACCAATCGGCTAACGCTATGGCGTTCTTGGTACTCACTCATATCAATACGTGTCATGGCATTTTCATCATCAAACAGGTAGGATGCCAATGCTTTAGCAAGTTCTGTTTTACCTACGCCTGTAGTACCCAAGAACAGGAATGAACCTATAGGCTTATTTTGGTCTTGCAAACCCGCACGGCTTCGCCTTACGGCATCACTCACGGCTTCTATGGCCTCCTCTTGCCCTACTACACGCTTGTGCAATTCATCTTCTAACTGTAACAGTTTTTCGCGTTCGCTTTGCAGCATTTTAGTTACGGGTATTCCCGTCCATTTGGCTACAACCTCAGCAATATCTTCGGCAGTTACCTCCTCTTTTATAAGGCTTTGCCCTGTTTGGTTTTCCTGCAATTGCTGTTGCATGGCATCCAGCTTTTCTTGCGCTTCTTTTATCTTACCATAACGCAGTTCGGCTACTTTTCCATAATTGCCTTCGCGCTCTGCTTTTTCAGCTTCTGCTTTATACTGTTCAATATCGGTTTTTAAAGCCTGTATATTATCAACAATGTCTTTTTCGCTTTTCCATCGGGCATATATCTCGTTGCGTTCTTCTTTTAAATTGGCTAGCTCTAATCCTAACGATTTGAGTTTTACCTCATCTTTTTCACGCTTAATAGCTTCTATTTCAATTTCAAGCTGCATTATCTTTCTGTCGAGTACATCCAACTCTTCTGGTTTGGAGTTAATTTCCATTCTGATTTTAGAAGCTGCCTCATCCATTAAATCAATAGCCTTGTCAGGTAAAAAACGTGTGGTAATGTAGCGTTGCGATAGGGCTACCGAAGCTATAATGGCATCGTCCTTAATACGCACTTGGTGGTGTGTTTCGTATTTTTCTTTTATACCTCTAAGTATCGATACGGCACTTTCGGTATCAGGCTCATCTACCATTACTTTTTGGAAACGTCTTTCAAGAGCTTTGTCTTTCTCAAAATATTTCTGGTACTCATCTAAGGTTGTTGCCCCTATTGCGCGGAGTTCGCCGCGCGCCAATGCTGGTTTTAGTATGTTGGCGGCATCCATGGCACCATCGCCACCACCTGCACCTACAAGTGTGTGTATCTCGTCTATAAACAGTACAATATCGCCATCGGCAGAAGTTACTTCTTTTACTACCGATTTTAGTCGCTCCTCAAACTCTCCTTTATATTTTGCACCTGCTATAAGCGCCCCCATATCTAAGGAATAAACTATCTTATCTTTAAGATTTTCGGGCACATCTCCCTGAATAATACGGTGGGCTAATCCCTCAGCTATGGCGGTTTTACCTACACCGGGTTCCCCTACTAACATGGGGTTGTTTTTAGTTCGGCGAGAAAGAATTTGCAATACTCTACGAATTTCTTCGTCACGCCCAATAACAGGGTCTAACTTTCCGTCGTTTGCTAACTGATTGAGGTTTTTGGCATATTTGTTTAAGGAATTATACGTTTCCTCAGCACTAGCCGATGTTACTTTTTCGCCCTTACGCAATTCTTCAATAGCTGCTTTTAACTCTTTTTCATTTACGCCTTGGTCTTTTAGTATTTGTGCTAATTTACTTTTACTATTAAAAATAGCTAACAGCAAATGCTCGGTAGTTACAAACTCATCGCCCATTTTGCGGGCAATGTTGGATGCCTCGTTAAGTGCATTGCCAGCATCACGCGATAGTCCCATTTCTGCGCCTTCTACTTTTGCAAAACTTTGTAGGGTGCTATCTAAAACTTGCTGAAAGAGATTTACGTTTACGTTGAGTTTTTTTAATATAAACGGCGTAACGTTTTCATCTACTTCCAGTAGTGCTTTTACAATATGCTCGTTTTCTATTTGCTGATGCCCATAACCTTGCGCTATTTGTTGTGCGCGTTGTATGGCTTCTTGTGATTTTATAGTAAAATTAGAAAAATTCATAGGTTTATTTTTTAAATTTGATTACTATTGTTCAATAGCTATTCCAATACTTAAAATCTGACTTTTTGGCTTGTAAGACTCATAGCTAGAGCCTTTTAAGTGTCAAAAAGTCACAATACACCCGCATTATGAGTTTTTTCAGTAATATATTCGGTAATAATGACAGTGATAAGACTTCTTCTTCACGCATAAAATGGTACGAATTAACCAACGTACAACAGCTTGATACTATTGTAGCGGAATCTGAAACAATGCCCGTATTGGTATTTAAACATAGTACTAGGTGCAGTATAAGCCGTATGGCGTTAAAGGGTTTTGAGCGTGAATACGCCATTAATGAAGATGATGCAAAAGCTTATTTTTTGGATTTGCTGGCACACCGAGATGTTAGTAATGCTATAGCCCAAAGGTTTGGTATTATGCACCAGTCGCCACAAATTTTATTGATAAAAAACGGAAAGGTAGTATTGCACCGTTCGCATAGTGATATTAATGCTGCTGTGGTAAAAGAAAAAACCATCTAAAATTAGATGGTTTTTTCGGTATTTTTATTATTTAAATCCTACTATCGATTCTTCTGCTGCAATAGCTTCTTCTACATATTTTTTATATTCAGCATATTCTTCTGTTGTAATGGTATCCCAAGGCAATTGTACCTTTCGGGTTACTTTTAATGTGGTAGGATTAACCAGCTCATATTTTATGCTGTACTGATGTTTTTTAAACGAGAGTGTTTTATTTTCTGGAATTTCTGTAAACTTTTTGCCCTCTTCAATAGTTAATATTACTTCTGTATCGTATTCGTTGGCATCTTCATAGCGTGTGTACAGGATATCGAAGTTTCGCTTTTCTTTTGCAATAACATCTCTTGTATATACTTTATCGAGGTAAGGAATTTCCATTATTTTTAGGCTTCCTACTGATTGTAACTTTTCGGTTACCGAAAACTGTATTTCAAAGTTCATTTCATCTTTAAACTTATCATTTTTACCAATAAGTTTGGCATCTTGTAACAATACTACCTTATTAAGTTTACTATTAATACTCTCTTCAAACTCTTTGTTTCTTACATCTGCTGTAGTAGCTTCAGAAAATAACTCGTTGTAATAGGAGTTGGCTAATCCTTTAACTTGGTGCCTAGAAGTATAGTACTTAACATCATCCGCTACTTTTATGGTAGTTGTTGTTGTTTTTATATTCTGACGTTTGTTGTTGGCTGGTACGTTAATAACCTTACTTTTTTCGTTTTCTTTTTTATCAAAAGATACTACCAATGCTTTTGCATTATACAGGCTCATGGGCATTGTTTTAAAAGGCAGGTACTTATCTGTTAGCTCTATAAAATAATCTTTATCCTCAAAGTTTACTTTTACTATACAGTGGTTAAAGTTTATTGCGGGGAGTTTAAGCCCTTCTGTACCATTATCGGATGTTAGCACTAAAACCAAGTTTGCTTTTAACCCTGCCTTTTGTGCCATTGCTACAAATAAGGTAGAAACATCTTTACAATCGCCTAGCTTGGTGCTAATGGTTTTAGATGGTTTTTGAGGCACATAACCGCTTTGTCTAAAATCTAAAGAGCTATAGGTTATATTATTTTCTATATACTCATATATTTTATAAGCAATTTCTTCTTCTGTTAGGTTTGTTACGCCTTTGGGAAAAATTTCGTCGTACGTTTCGAGTGCAATACGATCCATGTCTAAATTTTTCTTTACTAAATCGGCATACCAATTAGAAATATCAGACCATGACTTTATACTGCTAATACGTATTTGCATTGCTATATCATTATACTCTGGTGAGAAACTCTCGTAGAGTGGCATAGTTGGTATGTTTTTCTTTTCCCAAGTAATACAATTGCGCCCGTTTATTTTTTGGGTTGTATTAGGTACTTCACCATTCATAACATCGTATGCAAATGTTACATTTTCAGGGTATATTATACTAAATAATGCTTGATGAACTGGGTATGCCCCGTTAAAAGTATAGGTTTCTGTAAAATCTTTATAAAAACGACCATATCCGTTAACGGCATTCTCATATTCTATATACACTACATCGTTAACAGCCAAATTTGTAAACACAATAGTATTATAATTTTTTTCGCCAGGTACTATATTTCCATCAGGTTTAACTATTTCGGCTTTAATTATGTTAAGACTATTTCCTCGTGCTAAGTTAAATTCCTTCAACTCCTCTATACCGTTTTCTGCAGTAACTTGGTATACTAGCACAGACTTTGTTTCTCTACTTCCCTCGGGCAGCACATTAACAATATATTGATCTAGTAATATACTCACACCATAATTACTATTCATTTCAGAACCTCTACGTTCTTTTATAAGGTCGTAAATATTTTTAGTAACTACTTGGTCAATCTCGTCGGGTACTTTCGTAATATCATAAAGTCGCTTACGTAAGGTGGAATTGGACGAATAATGGGTTAACGATTTTTTAAAGTACTCTTCTGCTTTTTTGGTATCTTTTAAGGCATTGTATGCCATACCCATTTTCTCCATCAAATCAAATGAGTACGGAAAATTGGCAAGTCCAATCTCAGCATTTTTTATAGCAAATTCATAATCGTTTTCTTGATTTGCGAGGGCTATCATTTCTTCATAAAAACTATTTAAATATGAATAGTGCTTAATACGACTTTTAACCATTGCCTTAACATCTTCTTTTCGTCCTACAGATTGATAGTAGTTAATAAGTGCATTTTGTGCAGTAATATCTTCTCTTTTACTTACTATATCTTCATAAATACTAATTGTTTTTTCTTTGTCTTTTTTAAGTGAAGAATATAAGCTAGCAAAATTGTAAACTAAATTTTCATTATCATAGGAACCATCTAGTATTTCCTCTGCCTGTTTTATGGCATTATCTATATCGGCATTACGTGTTGTTATCATAAAGTCGTATAGTTGTCCAAATATTTCAGAGTTTAGTTTTTTAGCTTTATCTCTATATTTTTCAAGTTCAGAAATATTAGCTTTTCTAGTCCAATTACCGTCCTGAATTTTAGTGGCAATACTATAATAGTAATCTTCATCTTTTAATAAAAGTGTTTCGTTTAATTCCTCTACCTTCTGACTATCATCTACTAATGTATAGTAGCTTACTAACTCGACTTTTAATAGCGAACTATTAGGGTATTTTTCAGTAAGTTTTTGTATAACCTTGTATGCTTTTTCATATTTATGATTGTATATATAGGCATTATATAACAATAAGGTGTAAAAAACACTATCGGGTTGTTTAGCCAATTTAGTAACAAGATAATCTTCAAAAAAAGGATTAATTTCATTTGCATTAAGTGCTTCCAGAGTTGCTTTATTATATGGCTTATACGTATCGTAATACTTTAAGGCTGGAATAGTGTTTTGGTTAACATCTTTTATGGCAGCATAAAAATAATCGTTGTTACCATCGGTAGCCGATTTTATGAGTAGCCTATTTGTTCCTTTTAATAAATTAAACTTTACATGAAAAGCATTTAAATCTGTAGTAACAGCTTTATCGTTAGTATAAATTTCTATATCATTAACAAAAACTTTAATGGGACCGCTAGTTCCTAAATTCAGTACAACTTCTCTTGTTTTATCGGACTCTATAAACGACTGTGCGTAAATAATCCCATTACCATACTCAGCTTCATTGTAATAAAAATGATATCCTTCGTTTTGCGGAATAGCAGGCACATACCAATTTACAATACCATTGCTATTAGCGTTAAACATTTTATCATTTTTTGCATAGTGCTCTGGTTCGTAATCAATATCAAGACCACTACCATTCATATTCTCAAACACACCACAAAATTGCCATTTTGTTATCGCGTCCAGTTTATTAATACTTTCTTTATATGCATCGAAATCAAGACGTCTTCTATCATAAATCGCTTTATTGTAAATTACTATAGGATACGACTTGTATTTATCTACTCCTGCAACAAAGTCAAGTTTTTTGTACGATAAACTCGTAAAACCATCACTATTAGGGCTTCCCAAAGCATATTCTTCATACCATAAAGGGTAAAGGTAATTTTCACTCTCCTCAATCTTGGTCATTTTTTTCAAAAATGTTTCATCAAAATAAATGGTACCCATTTCTTTATCTATTAATGCATCCAATACCAATAGCTCTATACTATCGTCTTTCTGCTTCTTAAAGGTTGTATCAAAAGCTTGTCTTGCCCCTTGTCTATCATTTTTAAGTAATAAGTCCCATACCTTATTGGTATCCTGAGCATTTACTATACCTGATATAAGGAACAGTAACAGTACAATTTTTTTCATTATTCGTGTTTTATTTAATTTTTATTTTCTAAAAGTGGTACAAAACGAAACTCGCCAAACTCGTGCTTTTCAAACTGCGTTTCGTTTTTACGGACTAACATTGTCATAATCTGAGGGTCATCGCCCACAGGTATTACCAACCTGCCTCCTATTTTTAATTGTGCCATTAATGGCTGTGGTATTGTTGGTGCACCTGCTGTAACTATAATACTATCAAAAGGGGCGTAATTGGGTAAACCTTTATAACCATCGCCAAACGAAAGGTGTTTGGGGCGTATACCCAATTTTGGTAGTAGTAACGATGTGGTTTTAAAAAGCTCATTCTGGCGCTCTATACTGTATACTTTAGCACCCATCATGTAAAGTACGGCAGTTTGGTAACCAGACCCTGTACCAATTTCAAGCACTTTGTGGTCGCGCTCTACCTGTAATAACTGTGACTGAAATGCTACCGTGTAAGGCTGCGATATGGTTTGCCCTGCTCCTATGGGGAACGCCTTATCTTGGTAGGCATAATCGGCAAAGCTAGAGTCCAAAAACAAATGTCTTGGTATTTTACTTATAGCATTAAGCACGTTTTTATCGGTAATGCCCTTTTGCTCTAAAACACTAACAAGCTGATTTCTAAGCCCCTGATGCTTTGATGTATCTTTCAACGTACAGAATTATTTTTTTGGTAAAAATAACAAACTAAATCAAATACCAAGTAGTAAAAATCACATTCAAATGGTTTTGTAAACCTGTTAGTACAAGCAGTATTTTTAGAAGTACTTTTTATGTTTTCAGGTTAAATAATCTTATTTTTGTTAAAAATATATTTCTTATGCTTAAAATCGGAGTATTGGGTGCAGGACATCTGGGAAAGATACACTTGCGTTTACTCAATCAGTCGCAAAAATATGAGTTGGTAGGTTTTTACGATCCAAATGACGAAAATGCCAATAAAGTAGCTAGCGAATTTGGTTATAAAAAATTCAATTCAATTCAAGAACTCATAGCCGTTGTTGATGTTGTAGATATTGTAACTCCTACCCTTTCGCATTACGATTGTGCCAAAGAAGTGATACAGGCTGGG
The Flavobacterium litorale genome window above contains:
- a CDS encoding ABC transporter ATP-binding protein, with translation MNEFERQYLEVQDLLKFEDYSLVLKRIIDFTLDTQSIVFYRKTNALLNWIDANPESVELKSKLSELLNELHKALSVKPISTNGKILECRAVAKAYHGGSFTLGPVTLHLNGGDIVGLVGENGNGKTTLLRLLSGELHTTSGGVHYHFPYNDLYDLRTQLVYIPQRTDTWRGAMFENLVFTASSYGYKPHEIQLITELIVARLGLRKFRNHSWKSLSSGYKMRFELARMLLRKPKVLLIDEPLANLDILAQQTILEDFRAIAKSPFRPVGIILSSQQLYEVEKTSDQVIFLKNGQQKNLHKKLNTATEAEVTPLVIEFESKWRQGGLSEVLSVINLQSIQFNGGTFIATFSEETTVHDFMQTLIKHKIDIAYFRDISNSTRRFFVS
- a CDS encoding aldose 1-epimerase family protein, with amino-acid sequence MTYSIKSNCLTATFNTKGAELTSLKNNNNKEYIWEANPQYWGKHSPVLFPIVGVLKNNSYTYNGKTYTLSRHGFARDKVFSVKEQHDDTITFVLAADEATKENYPFNFELQIKYTLAATTLCIDYIVSNKGATTMPFSIGGHPAFALPNNFKDYSLQFEKQEDLVSTQLQNELLSGIKTPISLKDSILPLNYNLFKNDALIFKQLQSETITILEENKPFLKVAFSDFPHLGIWTKPNYPFLCIEPWQGYADSVNSNGKFIEKEGSIVLAEKATIQKGFSIEILN
- a CDS encoding SRPBCC domain-containing protein, whose product is MSQSLIVENSIRIDAPVIRVWEVLTKSHYVRQWKNLPEDFGDFEVLPATVINLPGSSTMTIVEFEPNKKLYYHVVLPEWVDQQTNIGYTYNLSTDENGHTWLGIQVGDFALITEGNKYYDESVMFGKTASQKIKELAEMHDNTVH
- the clpB gene encoding ATP-dependent chaperone ClpB, which encodes MNFSNFTIKSQEAIQRAQQIAQGYGHQQIENEHIVKALLEVDENVTPFILKKLNVNVNLFQQVLDSTLQSFAKVEGAEMGLSRDAGNALNEASNIARKMGDEFVTTEHLLLAIFNSKSKLAQILKDQGVNEKELKAAIEELRKGEKVTSASAEETYNSLNKYAKNLNQLANDGKLDPVIGRDEEIRRVLQILSRRTKNNPMLVGEPGVGKTAIAEGLAHRIIQGDVPENLKDKIVYSLDMGALIAGAKYKGEFEERLKSVVKEVTSADGDIVLFIDEIHTLVGAGGGDGAMDAANILKPALARGELRAIGATTLDEYQKYFEKDKALERRFQKVMVDEPDTESAVSILRGIKEKYETHHQVRIKDDAIIASVALSQRYITTRFLPDKAIDLMDEAASKIRMEINSKPEELDVLDRKIMQLEIEIEAIKREKDEVKLKSLGLELANLKEERNEIYARWKSEKDIVDNIQALKTDIEQYKAEAEKAEREGNYGKVAELRYGKIKEAQEKLDAMQQQLQENQTGQSLIKEEVTAEDIAEVVAKWTGIPVTKMLQSEREKLLQLEDELHKRVVGQEEAIEAVSDAVRRSRAGLQDQNKPIGSFLFLGTTGVGKTELAKALASYLFDDENAMTRIDMSEYQERHSVSRLVGAPPGYVGYDEGGQLTEAVRRKPYSVVLLDEIEKAHPDTFNILLQVLDEGRLTDNKGRLADFKNTIIIMTSNMGSSIIQEKFENSNGNTESAIEAAKVEVLGLLKQTVRPEFINRIDDIVMFTPLSADNIKEIVGLQLKGVTKLLAQQNITLDATPEAITYLAEKGYDPDFGARPVKRVIQKQVMNELSKQILSGKITTDSIILLDSFDGQLVFRNQENITNQNS
- the ytxJ gene encoding bacillithiol system redox-active protein YtxJ, with amino-acid sequence MSFFSNIFGNNDSDKTSSSRIKWYELTNVQQLDTIVAESETMPVLVFKHSTRCSISRMALKGFEREYAINEDDAKAYFLDLLAHRDVSNAIAQRFGIMHQSPQILLIKNGKVVLHRSHSDINAAVVKEKTI
- a CDS encoding transglutaminase domain-containing protein; translated protein: MKKIVLLLFLISGIVNAQDTNKVWDLLLKNDRQGARQAFDTTFKKQKDDSIELLVLDALIDKEMGTIYFDETFLKKMTKIEESENYLYPLWYEEYALGSPNSDGFTSLSYKKLDFVAGVDKYKSYPIVIYNKAIYDRRRLDFDAYKESINKLDAITKWQFCGVFENMNGSGLDIDYEPEHYAKNDKMFNANSNGIVNWYVPAIPQNEGYHFYYNEAEYGNGIIYAQSFIESDKTREVVLNLGTSGPIKVFVNDIEIYTNDKAVTTDLNAFHVKFNLLKGTNRLLIKSATDGNNDYFYAAIKDVNQNTIPALKYYDTYKPYNKATLEALNANEINPFFEDYLVTKLAKQPDSVFYTLLLYNAYIYNHKYEKAYKVIQKLTEKYPNSSLLKVELVSYYTLVDDSQKVEELNETLLLKDEDYYYSIATKIQDGNWTRKANISELEKYRDKAKKLNSEIFGQLYDFMITTRNADIDNAIKQAEEILDGSYDNENLVYNFASLYSSLKKDKEKTISIYEDIVSKREDITAQNALINYYQSVGRKEDVKAMVKSRIKHYSYLNSFYEEMIALANQENDYEFAIKNAEIGLANFPYSFDLMEKMGMAYNALKDTKKAEEYFKKSLTHYSSNSTLRKRLYDITKVPDEIDQVVTKNIYDLIKERRGSEMNSNYGVSILLDQYIVNVLPEGSRETKSVLVYQVTAENGIEELKEFNLARGNSLNIIKAEIVKPDGNIVPGEKNYNTIVFTNLAVNDVVYIEYENAVNGYGRFYKDFTETYTFNGAYPVHQALFSIIYPENVTFAYDVMNGEVPNTTQKINGRNCITWEKKNIPTMPLYESFSPEYNDIAMQIRISSIKSWSDISNWYADLVKKNLDMDRIALETYDEIFPKGVTNLTEEEIAYKIYEYIENNITYSSLDFRQSGYVPQKPSKTISTKLGDCKDVSTLFVAMAQKAGLKANLVLVLTSDNGTEGLKLPAINFNHCIVKVNFEDKDYFIELTDKYLPFKTMPMSLYNAKALVVSFDKKENEKSKVINVPANNKRQNIKTTTTTIKVADDVKYYTSRHQVKGLANSYYNELFSEATTADVRNKEFEESINSKLNKVVLLQDAKLIGKNDKFKDEMNFEIQFSVTEKLQSVGSLKIMEIPYLDKVYTRDVIAKEKRNFDILYTRYEDANEYDTEVILTIEEGKKFTEIPENKTLSFKKHQYSIKYELVNPTTLKVTRKVQLPWDTITTEEYAEYKKYVEEAIAAEESIVGFK
- a CDS encoding protein-L-isoaspartate(D-aspartate) O-methyltransferase; this encodes MKDTSKHQGLRNQLVSVLEQKGITDKNVLNAISKIPRHLFLDSSFADYAYQDKAFPIGAGQTISQPYTVAFQSQLLQVERDHKVLEIGTGSGYQTAVLYMMGAKVYSIERQNELFKTTSLLLPKLGIRPKHLSFGDGYKGLPNYAPFDSIIVTAGAPTIPQPLMAQLKIGGRLVIPVGDDPQIMTMLVRKNETQFEKHEFGEFRFVPLLENKN